The Lolium rigidum isolate FL_2022 chromosome 2, APGP_CSIRO_Lrig_0.1, whole genome shotgun sequence genomic interval ATGTTACCCTGCATGTCCTCCCCACCACCACTTTTTGCTGCAGTAATGAAATTCTCAAAAGCTTGCATAACGTCAATGAACCTTTCTGCGTCAAAGACACCTGTTTTGCCATATATTGTGTAACGCAAAGCACTTCTTAGTCGGGGCGATTCGTCCGTTAGTAGCCTCTGTTAGAATCAACCAAAGAAATGAATAAGTGATAGAAAAACTTGGCCTCTCATCACAACAGACGAATGTAAGATTTTTTGTGTGAAACCAAAGAAGTAATATTTTAATATCTACATGCATGTATTATGTATTTTTCATAGATGCAATACTTAAAATCGGATCATTTCAAAACATAGAAATTCATGCGGATGACATGAAGTTAAATCAAAGGTTAAGATGCTGACCTGTGCAATATATGGGTATGCTTCATCCACGATGGCAAACTCAGGGTCTCCTACCAAAGCTATACCTTCTAATACTCCAATTGCTCTAATAATCAAAGCAAAATACGGAGGTATCCTGAATGGATAATCAAATGTTATTTGTGCTAGATCCGCTGCCAACTCTTGGAAGTTGATATTCTTTGCACCGCCTCCTTCAAGTGCTTGATCAAAAACTTTAGCCAGCACAGGTAAGATTGGATCCAGGTTTACTCCCTCAGGGATGAAACCAAGCTTCACAAAGTCCTTAACGATTGCATCATAATCGCGATGAATAAGGTGAGCTATTGCTTCAATCATTCCATACTTTTGATCATCAGTCAGTTTTGTTACAAGCCCTGAAGAAAAGAAGGTCTGTTTTGTTACTTATTTTCATGTGCATTAAAGAAGATGGTAtcaaaatttacaaaaaaatagGGTGTTAAAAAGATAAGAATAAACAGCTGTAATTTAGTcagcagaattagtttcccatgtTATACAATATTTGTTTACCAAAAGGGGCAAACAGGCTAAGATATGCAAATGATGAGATCAAAACGTTTGCACTTGTCATGCTTAATCTAGTGTATTACACACTAATTAGTAAAACAGGTTGGAAATTATTTTGCGAGTAAGTCATCGTACTACTAGAAAGTTGTAAAGTTGTACATGAGAACTTGAGAAGCATAGGTTATAAATTTTTCATTACTGCAACACCGAATCAATAAACATTTATAAGTTTTGCTTACCAGTTAATGAGAAACAGAGCAATTTTTTAAGGTTCTACATAAGAACTTGAGAAGCATAGGTTGTTCATACTCTTGACTTACCAAAATCAAGAATGGCAAGCTTTCCATCTGGTGTCCTAATCATATTTCCGGGATGTGGGTCCGCATGGAAGAATCCAGTATCAAGCAACTGCAATGACCAAAAATGTCTTTGAATAAATAACACTTCTTCCCATTAGAAAGTACGTGTGCAATCATGCAATTCTGAATAACATGAGTAATGTAcaggaaagaagaagaaaaacaaaccTGCTTTAGATAGCATATAACTCCTACATTAACCAATGACCCAACATCGTCCTCAGTACTTTGTGATAGCTTCTCTCCATCTACCCACCCTGTAGTAAGAACTTTCCTGGACGTGTATTTAGGATATGTCTTTGGCACAACAACCTGGAAGATTGTTGAATAAATTCGTAAGTGGACAGCATGAAAGTGAAACTTGCAAGTGTACACCGTAATAAATActtaaaaaaaaaaacccaacaGTACAAAAATAAAATCACTCAGTACAACCATATCATTACACTGCTTCTACTAAGCTACCAAAGGGATTACCTGCGGAAGATCTTCTCTCATCATCTCAGCAAAGCGGAGGCCATTTTCCCCTTCGTTTATGTAATCAAGTTCTTCGAAAAATCGGGCAGCCCATTCATCTACTAGGCCAACAACATCAAGGGCGACCTGGCGGAATTCAGTAACTTCAGCATGAGTTGCCTTTACGATCATTTCTCACCAACGATACGAAAGAGTATTCCATTTCTACCTGAGGAAATCTCTTGAGGACCAACCCCAGATTCCTAATGATGAACAGATCTATGGTGACAGTCTCGAGCACAAACGGCCTCTGCACTTTCACAGCAACCAGTTCTCCCGTTTCTTTCAACCGGCCCTTGTATACCTGTCCCAGAGATGCTGCGGCACGATAATACGGTACACTCAATTAGCTCAGCCTCAGCTGGTCAGTGCAGCAACGCTTACAACACCAAGATTTCTTCCAGCATAATTTACCTGCAGCGATTGGGGAGGGAGACAATTCCGAGTATATTTCCTGCCATGGTTTGCCGAGCTCCTCCTCCAGGAGGGCCATAGCGATGTCGTCCGGGAACGAAGGGACCTTGTCGCACAGCTTCTGCAGCTCGGTCATGGCTGCGGGGGACAGGATGTCGGGCCGGATGCTCAGCGCCTGGCCGAGCTTGATGTAGGCCGGGCCCAGGGACGTGACGATCTCCCTCAGCTCGATCGCGCGCGTCACCTCGTTCTACCAACCATCAGAGAGAAGATCCGTGGGTTAGTTGAGTAGATGGATGGACTGGTATACACCGTTTTCGATCAAAGGAAATAGCAGCACTGCACAGGTGTTGTATGAATTGGTGAGTGGTGACGGCAGTACCTCCTTGATTTTGTCGCCGATGAGGTCGGATATGATGCCGGAGATGAAGCCCCCGGCCACGGACAGCAGCTGCACTACTCGGGTGGCGACGGCCCCCGGGCGCTTCCCCCAGTAGGCTGAGATGATCTCCGGGCTGTACACGAGCGGCAGGCCCTCGGTGTTGGTCACCTGGAATCAGACAAGAGAAAAAAGGGTGTCAGAGTTCAGATGGCATGCTATTGCAGGTGAGTGTACAGCAAGATTCATTCAGATAGTAAAATGACCGGGTAAACTGTCTGATTCCATGGGTGTGAATGATCGAAGTGTGTGGAGATGTTGAAGTGCGGGCGAGAGTGGATTGGGGATGGAGGTGGGGGGATATGGGGATTGAGGTGAGGGAGACCGGAGACGGACCTCGACTAGGCGCATGGTGACGTCCTTGTCGGCGAACTGGTCGTCGCGGAGGTTGGAGCCGCGGAGGCCGCGCATGAGGGAGGCCAGCTGCTCGTCCTCCTCCATCTGCTTGCGCACCCGCTTGATCTCCTGGGACACGTCCCCGAACCTCTGCATTCGTCGGTTCATCATCCACAGGCAAAGAAAACCGAGTGTCAGGGAACAGATCATCTCATCATCGTGGCAGAAAGAAGGCGCCCACCCAGCGGGACAGAGGTGCTTACGGTGGAGGTGATGGCGGCAGCCCTTTGgcgggaggccggcggcggcggcctgggctcggtggcgacggcgagcacgcggcggaggcggcgccggcgcgggaGCGGCGAAACGAGCCCCGCGACGCGGGTCCGGCCGAACCCGCCGCAGTGCAGGAGGTGCGGCGCcgacgccgatgccgatgccgtggCCTCCATGGCGGCCCGGCGCGCGGGACGGCGGGAGGTGAAGACGAATACAGTCCGGACGGAGACTCCGAGCTGGAGTGGTGGTGGACGGGAGTAACTTTTTTCAGGCTGCCGGTGCCGCGGTGCTCTTTTTGCCTCGCGGTGGGTGGGGGAGGGCGGGCCGGTGGTGGTGGGCGGAGGCGCGGCCACGCGCGCGGGCGGCGCTTGTGGTGGCAGTGGCCTCTCGCCTCGCGCGCACGGCGAACGCGTGGACGGCGGGAATACCAGTGGAGCAGGTCTGTCTCTACCACTCACCCGAGTGCGAGGACGGTAAGGTAAATCGACAACAATGTTGCTTTCAACGACCAGTGAATCATGATGCACTCTTCTCCTCTACACAGGCAGTCTAATTTGCAGGAACGTCGAAGAACAACACGGCTCTTTGCGTTTGCTGGCAAAATGCAAGACACATCACTAACACCACCCATCTGATCTTCGTTTCTTCTCCAGAAAAACAGTGTTACAGGTGAATTCACAGACACGACACAGGACGACAGTGTCCCAGGTCACCTTACAGACATGACCGATCATGCAGCTATGTGACAGTAGTGCTGTCATTCCCAACAAGCAGAAGAATATCGTTATTTACGCACCGCAGCAGCTCCGAACTAAGCAAAGGAAGAATGCCGCCCTTGCGTTCCGGGACGCCTCCAATACATACATACGCTTCACCGTGCTTTCGTCCCAGGCATCATCGCGTCCTTGTCGATCGCTCGCTGCCTCGCCCGCTCCATCTTCCGCTTGCGCCACTCCTCCAGAGCTGACCATGTTTTCACACAAGAGATCGTTAGGTTCTACAGGCTACCAGGCCAGCTAGAGAAGCATTTGGCATGCTACGTGCCCGCCTCTAACAAATGCATAAACAGTCCATGGCTTATTGATCACAGAGCGGTACTGCTCGAGAACGGCAGATTTCCAGTTTGTCTAGAAAACAAAACATTGCTTCCTGCAGAGAAGGACGCAAGTGTATCCCTAATTTGCATCGTTCATGGTTTCCTGTCTTTGTCTTTGCAGTGGACTAGAATGGATTGCTGGAGCATAAAAGACCAGCTTAGAATTAATGTTAGCTAAGCATGCAAAATACTAAATTCCATGTTTCACACTATAAGTGATGTGATGAAGCGCTCCAAGTTATGGCCTGTCCACGTGTATGATTTGCATATTAGTTTGGTTGGTACTTCCACTGTGTAAACCAGTATCCTATTCCATGGAGTATAATGTTATGCTGTGTGCCACAGTAAAGGCACTGAATGTAAACTGGTGTGGATCCAGTGTATCAGTAAATCAGCAAGATTAAATTTTAACCGTGTGAGCTTGCAGCACTGTTGAACCAAAATACTGTAACCTTGCCGTCCTAAGGCGTTTGAAATTATGGGGCACAGACAGCAATAAAACAGCATTTCAAACCAGTTACTTGCACAACCATGCATGAAAATCCTCCAGGTTCAAACTGACAGAGATAGTATAGCTATTTCTGCCGAATATACAGCATGCTCCTAAATATGCAGCGAAGAAAAGAGGCAGAGACGGATTAAATAACCTCTTTGGCTGCTGCCATCATTCCCTTGCCGTAAATCCTTGAGCCTGTTTGATAAGTCAACGGCAGCCGTCTGCTTGGGATCTTCTTGCGTTGACATGCCATGCTCACCGTAAGATTCTTGCTCAATTTCCTTCACCTGTGTAACAATCGATGAGCATTACCACTAAGTGATACCTTTTTCTTGTTTGTGTGGCAACACGATGAGTATTCTTTCTTTCTTCAGATCAGGAGAAACAAAGGGACAGAGTGTGCATCGACTTACTCTCTTCATCAAATCTACGGGCTCCATCGCACGACGCAACTCTTCAGACTCCCATATGTACCGTAGCTGAGCTGCCAAACAGTAGcgcccggtgtttccactcggttTAGTTATCAATCAATAGTGAAGTACATTGAAACTGTATGGTCTAATTTCTCCTAAAGAAGTTGTGTCCCATGATATGAATCCAGCATTTGTAGTGGAAAGATAAACCATCTAAGCTTCAAGGATATTTAATGCGATAAAGGAAAGGTGCTGGTATATGATGGCCTAAACATGCAAAGCTACACATGTTACTGTGACAAGAGGGACATGTCTtgtatttgaataaaatagacACACTCTGGACTTGCAAGCTTCGAAAGCTCTGCTCGTCTGGAATTCCgaatgaaaaaaggaaaaaattggtGACCTTGCTTGCAACGAAGAAGCCCAAATTTCGTGTTGCCTGGTGTTATTCAAAGATCATACACTACATTTACTTGAATTGCAGGAAAATGTTCCCAATCGGGTTAGATTTACTGCGCCTGATGCAGTTAATCGTGCCACATTTGGGACCAAATCGAGCAGATTTCTCGACCCGGACGGTCCAGCTGCAGACCAGATTCTCTTAAGTACCACAGTCGGCTGCGGATCACGCTTCCGTACCTGAGTCGAACCGGTGGCTGCCGGCGAGGCGCGGCCAGGCCGAGAAGTGGTTGCGGAGGAGGAGGGCTACCGCGAGCGCGTTGATGGCGCACAAGGCGAGGGTGGCGTTCTTGTACGACACCCTGGAGCCCACCCTCCACGGCGCCTGAGCGTCCATcctgttgacggcggcggcggtggcgcacagctcgccggagaagacccTGGAAGGAAATGAGGAGAGCGGACGAGGCCCACCCCACCAACCGGAGCACGGTGGTACGCTTTAGAATAAAGGCCGCAGAACGGGCTGCGGCCCAGTTAAAAATTGGGAAAAAGTCTACATAACCCCCACAACTTTCGGGTTTCAACGTAGCACCCCCTAAACTTGAAAGTGGCATACTTAACCCCCTCAACTATCCAAAACCATGCACTTGACCCCCTGAGGCCACTGTTTTGCACGATTGTTTTGTTGACGTGGCGGCGGGGAAAACCACCTTAACCCTCTCTCCCTTCATATCGTCCTCCCCACGAGCTCCTGACCACCGCCATGTAAGACCATGACCGCACCGGCACCAAGGACGGCCCCATACCAGACTTAGTAGTTGAAAAGCTTCGCCTTACCCTCCTCTTCCACCTCGTCTCGAAAATTTATGCAGGGAACTCGGAAATCAACCTCACGGTCCGCCTTTTCGCCGCCTCTGACCAAGCTCCGCTAGTTCGATTCATATGTCCCGCCAAGCATTCCATCGTCCTGAAAGGTGAGCTGGTAGTCCTCCTCGACCAAACAATGGTCGTTTTCGTGCATCGTGGCATCTGGCCGACGAGCGCCGCCGCGCGCTTCCGCTCCGGTGATCATCATCATCACGCCCCGGGACCATTCAGTCCCTCTCGCTGCCCAACCGCCTCCCCTCGTTGCTCCACTCCCGATCCATGCCCCCATGACCTCACCCAGACATCATTCACCGCTACCATGCATTGCTGATGCTGGCCACTCCGTTGTGCGGATGTCCCTTTTTGTGTGTTGACATTGTGGACAAATAAAAAAACGACACGTGGCAAAACCATCGTGCAAAACTGCCCAGAATGGCCCCGGGGGGTCAATTGCATGGTTTTGGATAGTTGAGGGGGTTAAGTAAGCCAGTTTAAAGTTGAGGGGGTGCTGCGTCTGAAACC includes:
- the LOC124693562 gene encoding uncharacterized protein sll0005-like, which codes for MEATASASASAPHLLHCGGFGRTRVAGLVSPLPRRRRLRRVLAVATEPRPPPPASRQRAAAITSTRFGDVSQEIKRVRKQMEEDEQLASLMRGLRGSNLRDDQFADKDVTMRLVEVTNTEGLPLVYSPEIISAYWGKRPGAVATRVVQLLSVAGGFISGIISDLIGDKIKENEVTRAIELREIVTSLGPAYIKLGQALSIRPDILSPAAMTELQKLCDKVPSFPDDIAMALLEEELGKPWQEIYSELSPSPIAAASLGQVYKGRLKETGELVAVKVQRPFVLETVTIDLFIIRNLGLVLKRFPQVALDVVGLVDEWAARFFEELDYINEGENGLRFAEMMREDLPQVVVPKTYPKYTSRKVLTTGWVDGEKLSQSTEDDVGSLVNVGVICYLKQLLDTGFFHADPHPGNMIRTPDGKLAILDFGLVTKLTDDQKYGMIEAIAHLIHRDYDAIVKDFVKLGFIPEGVNLDPILPVLAKVFDQALEGGGAKNINFQELAADLAQITFDYPFRIPPYFALIIRAIGVLEGIALVGDPEFAIVDEAYPYIAQRLLTDESPRLRSALRYTIYGKTGVFDAERFIDVMQAFENFITAAKSGGGEDMQGNMAGLGAIGFQPTTGLVPAFPVATSQPENPIQARAALGFLLSDRGDFFREFILDEIVKAIDAVSREQLLQIAGSFGIRNPTPVFGMVPVRSSALLPTITEEDRIILNNVEKVVKFLTAGTASPTANGDVNIVSVVQELLPILPSISSKILPDILSRLSSRVFARVIREAFL
- the LOC124693564 gene encoding uncharacterized protein LOC124693564, producing MDAQAPWRVGSRVSYKNATLALCAINALAVALLLRNHFSAWPRLAGSHRFDSAQLRYIWESEELRRAMEPVDLMKRVKEIEQESYGEHGMSTQEDPKQTAAVDLSNRLKDLRQGNDGSSQRALEEWRKRKMERARQRAIDKDAMMPGTKAR